AGATTCAAGGGTGACAGTTGCGTAAGTCCTGTTAATCTATTCTAGATTAGTTATTAAACTGATACTTCCTAAATAAATTAATTTCTTTCTTGCTTCCATGCTAACAATCATTGGCTGTGGCAATTTAAATCGATGTGATGATGGTGTAGGTGTAGTAGTCGCCCAACGCTTGCAACGCTACTTAGCAGAAAATCCACGGGATAACGTGCGGGTGTTTGACTGCGGTACTGGTGGGATAGATGTGATGTTCCAAGCCAGGGGTAGCACATCTTTAATTATTATTGATGCTAGTAGTTCTGGTTCTGAACCAGGAGCAGTTTATAAAGTTCCGGGGGAAGTTTTAGAGCAATTACCGGAAGCTAGTTATACTTTACATGATTTTCGTTGGCATCATGCGATCGCAGCTGGACGCAAAATCTTTAAACAAGACTTTCCCAATGAAATAACTGTATATCTTATAGAAGCAGAAAATTTGGGTTTTGGT
This DNA window, taken from Aerosakkonema funiforme FACHB-1375, encodes the following:
- a CDS encoding hydrogenase maturation protease, which produces MLTIIGCGNLNRCDDGVGVVVAQRLQRYLAENPRDNVRVFDCGTGGIDVMFQARGSTSLIIIDASSSGSEPGAVYKVPGEVLEQLPEASYTLHDFRWHHAIAAGRKIFKQDFPNEITVYLIEAENLGFGWELSPPVERAVNIVIAEICKTAEMGAK